In the genome of Gloeotrichia echinulata CP02, one region contains:
- the ilvC gene encoding ketol-acid reductoisomerase, with translation MARMYYDTDANLDLFTGKTVAIIGYGSQGHAHALNLKDSGVNVIVGLYPGSKSVAKAEAAGLTVKNVADAANAADVIMILLPDEVQKAVYKNEIEPNLEEGNVLAFAHGFNIHFGQVVPPANIDVVMVAPKGPGHLVRRTYEQGEGVPALFAVYQDASGKARDRALAYAKGIGGTRAGVLETSFREETETDLFGEQAVLCGGLSALIKAGFETLVAAGYQPELAYFECLHEVKLIVDLVVEGGLAKMRDSISNTAEYGDYTRGPRIVTEQTKAEMRKILSEIQSGQFAREFVLENQAGKPGFTALRRQEAEHPIEEVGKDLRAMFSWLKKA, from the coding sequence ATGGCCAGGATGTATTATGACACAGATGCAAATTTAGACCTTTTTACAGGAAAAACCGTGGCGATTATCGGTTACGGTTCGCAAGGTCATGCCCACGCCCTGAATTTGAAAGATAGTGGTGTAAATGTCATTGTCGGGCTATATCCTGGCAGTAAGTCAGTAGCCAAAGCGGAAGCTGCAGGTTTAACGGTGAAAAATGTTGCCGATGCTGCTAATGCTGCTGACGTGATTATGATTTTATTGCCTGATGAAGTGCAAAAGGCAGTTTACAAAAACGAAATTGAACCAAATTTAGAAGAAGGTAATGTTCTAGCTTTTGCTCACGGCTTTAATATTCACTTTGGTCAAGTTGTACCACCCGCAAACATAGATGTGGTGATGGTAGCACCCAAAGGGCCAGGACATTTGGTACGCCGGACTTATGAACAAGGGGAAGGTGTACCTGCGCTATTTGCAGTTTATCAAGATGCTAGTGGTAAGGCACGCGATCGCGCCTTGGCTTATGCTAAAGGTATTGGTGGTACTCGTGCCGGTGTTCTGGAAACTTCTTTCCGGGAAGAAACTGAAACAGATTTGTTTGGCGAACAAGCAGTATTATGCGGTGGTTTAAGTGCTTTAATCAAGGCTGGATTTGAGACTTTAGTCGCAGCAGGTTATCAACCAGAATTGGCTTATTTTGAATGTCTACACGAAGTCAAATTGATTGTTGACTTAGTTGTGGAAGGCGGTTTAGCCAAAATGCGCGATAGCATTTCTAACACGGCTGAGTATGGCGATTATACCCGTGGTCCGCGGATTGTGACTGAGCAAACCAAAGCCGAAATGCGGAAGATTCTCAGCGAAATTCAATCAGGACAATTTGCACGGGAATTTGTTCTGGAAAACCAAGCTGGTAAACCAGGATTTACTGCTTTACGTCGTCAAGAAGCTGAACATCCCATTGAGGAAGTAGGTAAAGATTTACGCGCTATGTTTAGCTGGTTGAAAAAGGCTTAA
- a CDS encoding Uma2 family endonuclease, whose product MSTEPNANHEDLIHRLCTYLENHCQENDLPYVSRQSKQVRLKSTPPEKEKSRKADIIIFAREEWQRMKTISSSAAAYIPPPGIIEVVSNNWKDDYLTKLAEYVRVASRWRSLSERREELGVLEYIIVDYAAFGGIRFIGSPKQPTITIYHLEDGEYLAPKVFRGQDRIDSRLFLNIPLTAEQIFAMSR is encoded by the coding sequence GTGTCAACAGAACCAAATGCAAATCATGAGGATTTGATCCACCGGCTGTGTACCTACCTCGAAAATCACTGCCAAGAAAATGACCTACCTTACGTGTCGCGACAGTCTAAGCAGGTTCGGCTGAAGTCAACACCACCAGAAAAGGAAAAAAGTCGCAAAGCAGATATTATCATATTTGCTAGGGAAGAATGGCAGCGGATGAAAACTATTTCTAGTTCTGCTGCTGCATATATTCCACCACCGGGAATCATTGAGGTCGTTAGCAACAACTGGAAGGACGACTATCTGACCAAACTTGCTGAATATGTTCGCGTAGCGTCTCGTTGGCGCAGCCTCTCGGAGAGAAGAGAGGAGTTGGGCGTTTTAGAGTACATCATTGTGGACTATGCTGCTTTTGGTGGTATTCGCTTCATTGGCTCTCCCAAGCAGCCGACGATTACAATCTACCACCTTGAAGATGGAGAGTATTTAGCCCCAAAGGTGTTTCGCGGACAGGATCGCATTGATTCTAGATTATTTCTGAACATTCCCCTCACGGCTGAACAGATTTTTGCTATGAGTCGCTGA